ACCGGATTGGAGAACGAGAACGTCCTCGATGTTCTCGTCCGAGCGGGCGTTGATGTGACCTGGATGGAAAACAATACCGGCAGCAAGGGTGTTGCCGACCGAGTTCGCAACGTGATCATTACAGGATCGTCCGATTCACGGTTCTGCAAGGACGGTGACTGCAAAGACGAGATATTCCTGGAGAAAATCGATGAATGGCTGAACGGGATTACGAAGGACAGCGTTCTGGTGTTGCATCAACTCGGCAATCACGGACCGGCTTACTACGAGCGTTATCCGGATGCGTTTCGAAAATTCATTCCTGACTGCCGGACGACGGAGCTTTCCCGATGCAAGGACGCGGAGATCGTCAACGCTTATGACAACGCCATTCTCTATACGGATTTCATCCTATCGAAGATCGTAGAACGTCTGAAGGCGCGGACAGTGACGCTATCCACCGGCTTCCTCTACGTTTCGGACCATGGCGAATCGCTCGGCGAGAATAATCTATACCTGCATGGCACGCCCTACTTCATGGCGCCAGACGAACAGACGCGTGTGCCGCTGATCGCATGGTTCGATCGGCAATTCGCCTCATCCATGGGGTTAAATCTCGATTGCCTGAAAAAATCTGCGACCATGCCGTTGTCGCACGATAATCTCTTCTCCAGCTTGCTTGGCATGATGAACGTCACGACCAAAGCCTACGAGCGTGATCTCGACATGTACGCCGCCTGTCGCAGGGCATTGGCGGCCCTCCCGGGCTCCTGATCCTAAAGACCAGACACGGAGTGCGGTCGCCCGGCCTCATGGGGCGTTCCCGCATACGGCTATCATTGGCTTAGCCGCGACATTTTGTCAAAGACACTAAAACCTTCTTGGCTAGTCTTGACCCTATAGCCACTAGAGAAACTACGTTTGCAGACAGTCGTTGAAACCATGATTGCCTAGACGGCAAGACTTCAAGGATTATGGTCATGAGTTCTGGTAATGCCTCGGAAACTGGGCTTCTCTGCCCCTCCTGCCGCGTGAATCTTGTAATGAGCGAACGCCAGGGCATTGAAATCGACTACTGTCCGCAGTGCCGCGGCGTATGGCTGGATCGCGGTGAACTGGACAAGATAATTGACCGCAGTCTGGGTATCGGCCTTGCGACCCCCAAAGAGAGCGGTCAGTCCGCTCAGGTCCAGCAGATCTCCCATGGACATCGCTCCGACCACGGCCACTCCAGCCACGGGTATGAGCGTGGCGATCGCCACCGCTCATTTCTGGGGCGGCTGTTTGACTGAGTGCTGAAACAGATATATCACTCTACGGCGCGCCTCCCGAGAAGTACCTGGAGAGTGACGATGATGAGTATAGGCGATCTCTCACGTTTGAGCGGCATTAAAATCCAAAACGGTCCGCTCTTTTGAGCAAATGAGGCTTCGATCCCACGCGGAGCGTTCCGATAGTAACCATCGGCGCTATTCCAATGAAGAGAGCAACCGGCTCATGCTTATCCGACACGCTTGCAATCTTGGGGGCCGATAGCCGCCATCCGCGAAATTATCCAACTGAAGCATCATCCAAAGAATTCACGCAAGCAGGCTGACCGGATTGTCATGTAGCAATTGGCCGATCGATGTGCGGGAGAAGTTGCTCGCTTGAAGAAGCTGGAAGAGGAACTCGTCCGTATTACCTCCCGTAGCCAGGAATTAGGGCGGCGATTGCTACGTAATCATGGTAGTGGCCTCGAGATTAGACCGTTGACCCGTATTGGCAAAAATGTCGAAAAGTCGCGAGACTGGAGTCTTTTCACAGACACGTATGGTCACGCCCAAAGGCCGAGAAAAGGGCGGTCCTTGTTTTGGGGTGGCGCTTTCGTCCTCTTGATTGGATGGACGGGGCTCTCCTGGCTCGGATACCTTGCCGCAGACCCCCTCATCGCTTGGTTGAAGGCCACTGTGCTCGGCGCCATCGACGGTGGAGAGGGGGTTGCGGAAGCTGTAGGCGGAAAGGCCGCCGGAGACGCGGTTCAGGTTCTCAACAGCAGCGGCATCGCCGGGCAAATGTTGAACTTCGCAGGCATGATCGCCAAGCCTGCCATATTCGCGATCTGGTTCCTAGGCATTGTCGTGCTTACTTTGGCGCCCATTATAGCATCAGTTGCGATACGCTTTCTGTCAAACCGCCGTTAAGCAGGATGCCAACACTCGAAGCAAAATTACCGAACAAACAGCGCGACTTTGAAGATATTGATAGATGATGAGAAAAATTGTTTTTGCCGTTCTTTTCGCCTTAGTGGCCACTTCAGTAGTGTTCAGCTTGATCGGCGTTCTAACCGTCTGGAGTCCGATGGAGTGGTTCCAGCCGTCTGAACGTTGACTGCTGGTCTGGACGACGTTGGGGCGTGGGCAATCGGTCCACACCAGATTTCGCGAGCCGCCCCTATGTCTTCAATCCCGGCGAGACCGCCTATCCGCCGCCAAGGCCGGCATGGTGGGGATGACCCACGCGCTTGCGCTCGAAGCCGGCCCGCGCGGCGTCACCGTCAACGCCGTTGCTCCGGGCTGGGTCGAAACCGGCGCCTCCACGGACGAGGAGCGCCGCGCGGCCGAGGCGACGCCCTGCGGGCGCGCCGGAACGCCCGACGAGATCGCCGCCGCCGTCGGCTTTCTGGCATCGCCGAAGGCGAGCTACATCAACGGCGCCGTGCTGGTCGTGGACGGCGGTAATATCCTTCAGGAAAGAAAGGCGTAAGCGGGTGCCGCGGTCACCGCCGCGACATCTCGATTGTGCTCAGCCGCGAACATGTTCGGGGCGGAACCCGATCCCGATCAGCCGTCCCGTCAGATGCGGCAGGAGCCGGGAGCGTGCGATGAACCGCAGGAAGGCCGGCGGCCGCTTCGGCTGGGACGCGTCGGCCGCGGGACCGCGCTTGCGACGCATCATCAGCTGGACCTTCTGCGTCGCCTTCGTCGGGAATGCGCGACGCTTCTGAACCGCGGCAAGATGCCCGGAGGAGCACGACCCGTCCTTCAGCGGCCCGGCAAGGATGTTTGCGGCGGCGACGGCGTCCTGCACCGCGAGGTTCACCCCGACCCCGCCGATCGGCGACATCGCGTGGGCGGCATCGCCGATGCAGAGCAGGCCCGGCTTCCACCAGCGCCTGGCGCGGTCCATGCGAACCCGCAGCAGGTGAACGTCCGGCCAGCCGGCGATCTCCTCGAACCGTTCCAGGGGGAGGGGCGCAACAGCCGCCAGCCGCTTCCGCAGTTCCGAAAGCCCGTCGCCTTTCACGTCTTCGAAGCGTCCCTTGCCGATAACGAAGCCGATCTGCCAGTAGTCGCCGCGGTCGATCATGACGAGCCCTTGGGAGGGGCCGGCATGACCCATCGGCATCGCCGGATCGTCCGGCCGG
The genomic region above belongs to Shinella zoogloeoides and contains:
- a CDS encoding phosphoethanolamine transferase, with protein sequence MLDWNGPVTEVLSLDSYARETNPELARQDVIYFSNVSSCGTATDVSLPCMFSNLKRSGYDHKTGLENENVLDVLVRAGVDVTWMENNTGSKGVADRVRNVIITGSSDSRFCKDGDCKDEIFLEKIDEWLNGITKDSVLVLHQLGNHGPAYYERYPDAFRKFIPDCRTTELSRCKDAEIVNAYDNAILYTDFILSKIVERLKARTVTLSTGFLYVSDHGESLGENNLYLHGTPYFMAPDEQTRVPLIAWFDRQFASSMGLNLDCLKKSATMPLSHDNLFSSLLGMMNVTTKAYERDLDMYAACRRALAALPGS
- a CDS encoding TFIIB-type zinc ribbon-containing protein; the encoded protein is MVMSSGNASETGLLCPSCRVNLVMSERQGIEIDYCPQCRGVWLDRGELDKIIDRSLGIGLATPKESGQSAQVQQISHGHRSDHGHSSHGYERGDRHRSFLGRLFD
- a CDS encoding MerR family transcriptional regulator; the encoded protein is MRLRSHAERSDSNHRRYSNEESNRLMLIRHACNLGGR
- a CDS encoding FAD-dependent oxidoreductase, with translation MCQQSCCIVGAGPAGLMLGLLLARAGVPVTVIEKHDDFLRDFRGDTIHPSTLEVMAELGLLDEFLALPHQQAPALYAEIDGRTAKIADFSRLPTCCKFIAFMPQWDFLDFLARKAAAYPGFRLLMGCQVVGLVEEDGAVQGVRIIERGNEKTIRASLTVGADGRESIVRREAGLEIEDLGSNVDVLWMRVSRRPDDPAMPMGHAGPSQGLVMIDRGDYWQIGFVIGKGRFEDVKGDGLSELRKRLAAVAPLPLERFEEIAGWPDVHLLRVRMDRARRWWKPGLLCIGDAAHAMSPIGGVGVNLAVQDAVAAANILAGPLKDGSCSSGHLAAVQKRRAFPTKATQKVQLMMRRKRGPAADASQPKRPPAFLRFIARSRLLPHLTGRLIGIGFRPEHVRG